One Benincasa hispida cultivar B227 chromosome 5, ASM972705v1, whole genome shotgun sequence genomic window carries:
- the LOC120077893 gene encoding nuclear pore complex protein NUP133 isoform X3: MFSPGTKRRNLSSRTDRSSAPALSDSPITPLSAVRKPVLDNLVPNRPGTGTPAPWAPRLSVLARISPANRCDKEDETDPVKPVYVGEFPQVVRDEQASLVQQFVTCGASMSGGMDAKTSLAWIICRDKLFLWTYLLPVATMKCVVCELPKRIVDSKDIGRNNNDNWLLSVVSWDSQNQSSRKSVKHQHSVGIIICNKKTGAVVYWPDIFSDEGTAPVTCLTSSHEPAAISSFSDGKSTSHRNQSLNRPRTFNSLIASMVPDSQNVCVALACSSNGQLWQYHCCPMGIQCTKVSQDICGLHSQEDGSSQYLVNDGYPRSLSWSHSHLQLDKFNRKFLLLTDHEIQCFCLKLFPDVQVSKLWSYEIVGTDNDLCIKKDLAGQKRIWPLDLQEDEGGAVITILVATLCKDRISSSSYIQYSLLTLQYKYGAEIDANGDKRILEKKAPIQVIIPKARVENDDFLFSMRLRVGGKPSGSALILSGDGTATVSHYYRSSTLLYQFDLPYDAGKVLDASVLPSTEHGEGAWVVLTEKAGIWAIPVKAIVLGGVEPPERSLSRRGSSNERSVQDDTRSLNFSGNIASTRGTFDVQDVVDRKKATMAGISHRTARDEESEALLRQLFHDFLSSSQVNNSFEKLKNSGAFDREDETNVFTRMSKSIVDTLAKHWTTTRGAEIVSMTVVSTQLMEKQQKHEKFLQFLALSKCHEELCSRQRNSLQIILEHGEKLAAMIQLRELQNTICQNRSTGLGFLSSNSETPMSGALWDLIQFVGERARRNTVLLMDRDNTEVFYSKVSELEEVFHCLEKQLDYLVSADESYVIQNQRASELSKACVTIMHAAVHYRNEHQLWYPPSEGLTPWYSQLVVRNGLWRIASLMLQLLNEVSELDTSAKSDLYCYLELLTEVLLEAHAGAVTAKAERGEKTDSLLHEFWSRRDSLLSSLYQRIKKSVEAEHKDFRGDLVEQKVESLRKHSSRLLSVAKQHECYSILWEICCDLNDPELLRKHMHESMGPKGGFSYFVFKKLHENKQFSKLLRLGEEFHEELLIFLKEHPDLLWLHELFLHQFFSASDTLHALALSEGDGPVSSLELGTEVESDHCNLELRLADRKRILYLSKISLMAAGKNAEYESKLMRIEADAKILKLQEAILDLYHAVETEQQLDRELLHPDRLIQLCLKAENPTLLLMAFDIFAWTSTSFRETHRKLLEECWKNVADQDDWNRLYQVSVAEGWSDEETIKNLRETTLFKASSRCYGHGAAEMFGEGFDVVLPLRQENLEGGSILKDSIGSVEAILMQHKHFPEAGKLMVTAIMLGVDDYDNTLEDDPILMD, encoded by the exons ATGTTCTCTCCCGGGACGAAGAGACGCAATTTAAGCTCTCGAACAGACCGAAGTTCGGCTCCAGCCCTGTCTGATTCTCCGATTACACCACTCTCAGCCGTCCGTAAGCCAGTTCTCGATAATCTGGTTCCCAACCGCCCCGGCACCGGCACTCCGGCTCCTTGGGCTCCTCGCTTATCCGTGCTTGCAAG AATTTCACCAGCTAATAGATGTGATAAGGAAGACGAGACAGATCCAGTTAAGCCTGTATATGTTGGAGAGTTTCCCCAAGTGGTTCGTGATGAGCAGGCCAGTCTTGTACAGCAGTTTGTCACAT GTGGTGCAAGCATGTCAGGTGGAATGGATGCCAAAACATCCCTTGCTTGGATTATATGCCGAGACAAGCTTTTTCTTTGGACATACTTGTTACCTGTAGCCACCATGAAGTGTGTTGTTTGTGAACTTCCAAAAAGAATTGTAGATAGCAAAGATATTGGCAGAAATAACAACGATAATTGGTTGCTCAGCGTTGTTAGTTGGGATAGCCAAAATCAAAGTTCAAGAAAGTCAGTCAAACACCAGCATTCTGTTGGCATTAtaatatgtaataaaaaaacagGAGCTGTTGTGTATTGGCCTGATATCTTCTCAGATGAAGGAACTGCTCCAGTTACCTGTCTAACATCTTCGCATGAGCCAGCAgcaatttcttcattttctgaTGGGAAGAGCACTTCCCATAGAAATCAAAGTCTGAATAGACCGAGGACATTCAACTCTTTGATTGCCTCAATGGTTCCTGATTCCCAGAACGTTTGTGTTGCCCTTGCATGTAGTTCCAATGGCCAGCTTTGGCAGTACCACTGCTGTCCTATGGGAATTCAATGTACTAAAGTTTCTCAGGATATATGTGGTCTTCACAGCCAAGAGGATGGTAGCTCTCAATATCTTGTGAATGATGGGTACCCAAGGTCTCTATCTTGGTCTCATTCTCATCTTCAACTAGATAAATTTAACAGGAAGTTCTTGCTTCTGACAGATCATGAGATACAGTGTTTTTGTCTTAAACTTTTTCCTGATGTACAAGTGTCCAAGCTCTGGTCATATGAAATTGTTGGTACAGATAATGATTTGTGCATTAAAAAAGATCTAGCTGGTCAGAAAAGGATCTGGCCTCTTGATTTGCAGGAAGATGAAGGCGGCGCAGTTATCACTATTTTAGTTGCTACACTCTGTAAGGATCGCATTAGTAGTTCCAGTTATATACAATATTCCCTTCTTACCTTGCAATACAAATATGGGGCAGAAATAGATGCTAATGGTGATAAGAGGATATTGGAGAAAAAAGCCCCGATACAAGTAATAATTCCAAAAGCAAGAGTAGAAAATGACGACTTTTTGTTCTCCATGAGACTTAGGGTTGGGGGCAAGCCTTCGGGATCAGCCCTCATTCTTTCAGGTGATGGGACAGCAACTGTCTCCCATTACTATAGAAGCTCCACACTGTTGTATCAATTTGACTTACCTTATGATGCGGGGAAAGTATTAGATGCTTCAGTCCTTCCTTCTACAGAGCATGGTGAAGGAGCCTGGGTCGTACTAACTGAAAAAGCAGGAATATGGGCAATACCTGTAAAAGCTATTGTCCTTGGTGGAGTTGAACCTCCTGAACGAAGTTTGTCACGCAGGGGAAGTTCAAATGAACGATCTGTGCAAGATGACACTAGAAGCCTCAATTTTTCTGGCAACATTGCTAGTACAAGGGGAACTTTTGATGTGCAGGATGTTGTAGATAGAAAAAAGGCTACTATGGCTGGAATTTCACATCGAACAGCTCGAGATGAAGAATCGGAAGCTTTGCTGCGTCAACTTTTCCATGATTTTCTATCATCTAGTCAAGTAAATAACTCTTTTGAGAAGCTGAAGAATTCTGGTGCATTTGATAGGGAGGATGAAACAAATGTTTTTACACGGATGAGCAAGTCAATTGTTGATACTTTAGCTAAACATTGGACTACAACAAGAGGTGCTGAGATTGTGTCGATGACTGTTGTTTCTACTCAGCTGATGGAAAAACAGCAGAAGCATGAAAAGTTTCTCCAATTTCTTGCTTTATCGAAGTGCCATGAAGAGTTGTGTTCAAGGCAAA GAAATTCTTTGCAAATTATCCTGGAGCATGGAGAAAAGCTTGCTGCTATGATTCAATTAAGGGAACTGCAGAACACTATTTGCCAAAACCGTTCAACTGGACTTGGCTTCTTGAGTTCTAATTCAGAAACTCCTATGTCAGGTGCTCTATGGGATCTTATTCAGTTTGTTGGTGAGCGAGCTCGTCGAAACACTGTTCTTCTAATGGACAGAGACAATACTGAAGTGTTCTACAGTAAAGTCTCTGAGCTAGAAGAAGTGTTTCATTGTTTAGAAAAGCAGCTAGATTATTTGGTAAGTGCAGACGAATCATATGTGATCCAGAACCAGAGAGCTTCTGAGCTCTCTAAAGCATGTGTTACTATCATGCATGCAGCTGTGCATTATAGAAATGAGCATCAGTTATGGTATCCACCGTCTGAAGGCTTAACACCTTGGTATAGTCAACTGGTTGTGCGGAATGGGCTATGGCGCATTGCTTCTCTCATGCTTCAACTTTTAAATGAAGTTTCTGAGCTTGATACGTCTGCAAAATCCGATTTATATTGCTACTTGGAACTATTGACTGAAGTTCTTCTTGAGGCACATGCTGGAGCTGTCACTGCAAAGGCAGAGCGTGGAGAAAAAACTGATAGTCTTTTACATGAATTTTGGAGTAGAAGGGATTCACTCCTCAGCTCTCTTtatcaaagaataaaaaaatctgTGGAAGCTGAGCATAAG GATTTTAGGGGAGATTTGGTGGAGCAAAAGGTAGAAAGCCTCAGGAAACATTCTTCACGTCTGTTATCTGTTGCAAAACAGCATGAATGCTACAGTATTTTATGGGAAATCTGCTGTGACCTTAACGATCCAGAGCTACTCAGGAAACATATG CATGAAAGCATGGGACCTAAAGGAGGGTTTAGCtactttgtttttaaaaaacttcaTGAAAATAAACAGTTCTCCAAGCTTTTAAGACTAGGAGAAGAGTTTCATGAAGAACTGTTGATATTTCTGAAGGAGCATCCGGATCTTTTGTGGCTTCACGAGCTGTTCCTCCATCAATTTTTCTCCGCATCAGACACTCTCCATGCATTAGCTCTGTCTGAAGGTGATGGTCCTGTGTCGTCCCTTGAACTTGGGACAGAAGTTGAATCTGAccattgtaatttggaattaagATTGGCAGATCGAAAACGGATTTTATACCTCTCGAAGATATCTTTAATGGCAG CAGGTAAAAATGCTGAGTATGAGAGTAAGTTGATGCGCATTGAGGCTGATGCAAAGATACTTAAGTTACAG GAAGCCATTTTAGATCTCTATCATGCCGTTGAAACAGAGCAGCAGCTTGACCGCGAGCTCCTCCATCCTGACCGCCTTATTCAACTGTGTCTCAAAGCTGAAAACCCAACCCTCTTGTTGATGGCTTTCGATATATTTGCCTGGACCAGTACTTCATTTCGCGAAACCCACCGAAAGCTTTTGGAAGAATGCTGGAAAAATGTTGCAGATCAGGACGATTGGAATCGACTTTATCAAGTGTCTGTAGCTGAAGGATGGAGTGATGAAGAAACAATAAAAAACCTGAGAGAAACAACTTTGTTCAAGGCTTCAAGTAGGTGTTATGGACATGGAGCAGCAGAAATGTTTGGAGAAGGATTTGATGTAGTATTGCCACTAAGACAAGAGAATCTTGAAGGAGGTTCTATACTGAAAGATTCTATAGGTTCTGTTGAGGCAATTCTGATGCAACACAAACATTTTCCTGAAGCAGGAAAGTTAATGGTGACTGCCATTATGTTGGGAGTGGATGATTATGATAATACATTGGAAGATGATCCTATTTTGATGGATTAA
- the LOC120077893 gene encoding nuclear pore complex protein NUP133 isoform X2, with translation MFSPGTKRRNLSSRTDRSSAPALSDSPITPLSAVRKPVLDNLVPNRPGTGTPAPWAPRLSVLARISPANRCDKEDETDPVKPVYVGEFPQVVRDEQASLVQQFVTCGASMSGGMDAKTSLAWIICRDKLFLWTYLLPVATMKCVVCELPKRIVDSKDIGRNNNDNWLLSVVSWDSQNQSSRKSVKHQHSVGIIICNKKTGAVVYWPDIFSDEGTAPVTCLTSSHEPAAISSFSDGKSTSHRNQSLNRPRTFNSLIASMVPDSQNVCVALACSSNGQLWQYHCCPMGIQCTKVSQDICGLHSQEDGSSQYLVNDGYPRSLSWSHSHLQLDKFNRKFLLLTDHEIQCFCLKLFPDVQVSKLWSYEIVGTDNDLCIKKDLAGQKRIWPLDLQEDEGGAVITILVATLCKDRISSSSYIQYSLLTLQYKYGAEIDANGDKRILEKKAPIQVIIPKARVENDDFLFSMRLRVGGKPSGSALILSGDGTATVSHYYRSSTLLYQFDLPYDAGKVLDASVLPSTEHGEGAWVVLTEKAGIWAIPVKAIVLGGVEPPERSLSRRGSSNERSVQDDTRSLNFSGNIASTRGTFDVQDVVDRKKATMAGISHRTARDEESEALLRQLFHDFLSSSQVNNSFEKLKNSGAFDREDETNVFTRMSKSIVDTLAKHWTTTRGAEIVSMTVVSTQLMEKQQKHEKFLQFLALSKCHEELCSRQRNSLQIILEHGEKLAAMIQLRELQNTICQNRSTGLGFLSSNSETPMSGALWDLIQFVGERARRNTVLLMDRDNTEVFYSKVSELEEVFHCLEKQLDYLVSADESYVIQNQRASELSKACVTIMHAAVHYRNEHQLWYPPSEGLTPWYSQLVVRNGLWRIASLMLQLLNEVSELDTSAKSDLYCYLELLTEVLLEAHAGAVTAKAERGEKTDSLLHEFWSRRDSLLSSLYQRIKKSVEAEHKDFRGDLVEQKVESLRKHSSRLLSVAKQHECYSILWEICCDLNDPELLRKHMHESMGPKGGFSYFVFKKLHENKQFSKLLRLGEEFHEELLIFLKEHPDLLWLHELFLHQFFSASDTLHALALSEGDGPVSSLELGTEVESDHCNLELRLADRKRILYLSKISLMAAAGKNAEYESKLMRIEADAKILKLQEAILDLYHAVETEQQLDRELLHPDRLIQLCLKAENPTLLLMAFDIFAWTSTSFRETHRKLLEECWKNVADQDDWNRLYQVSVAEGWSDEETIKNLRETTLFKASSRCYGHGAAEMFGEGFDVVLPLRQENLEGGSILKDSIGSVEAILMQHKHFPEAGKLMVTAIMLGVDDYDNTLEDDPILMD, from the exons ATGTTCTCTCCCGGGACGAAGAGACGCAATTTAAGCTCTCGAACAGACCGAAGTTCGGCTCCAGCCCTGTCTGATTCTCCGATTACACCACTCTCAGCCGTCCGTAAGCCAGTTCTCGATAATCTGGTTCCCAACCGCCCCGGCACCGGCACTCCGGCTCCTTGGGCTCCTCGCTTATCCGTGCTTGCAAG AATTTCACCAGCTAATAGATGTGATAAGGAAGACGAGACAGATCCAGTTAAGCCTGTATATGTTGGAGAGTTTCCCCAAGTGGTTCGTGATGAGCAGGCCAGTCTTGTACAGCAGTTTGTCACAT GTGGTGCAAGCATGTCAGGTGGAATGGATGCCAAAACATCCCTTGCTTGGATTATATGCCGAGACAAGCTTTTTCTTTGGACATACTTGTTACCTGTAGCCACCATGAAGTGTGTTGTTTGTGAACTTCCAAAAAGAATTGTAGATAGCAAAGATATTGGCAGAAATAACAACGATAATTGGTTGCTCAGCGTTGTTAGTTGGGATAGCCAAAATCAAAGTTCAAGAAAGTCAGTCAAACACCAGCATTCTGTTGGCATTAtaatatgtaataaaaaaacagGAGCTGTTGTGTATTGGCCTGATATCTTCTCAGATGAAGGAACTGCTCCAGTTACCTGTCTAACATCTTCGCATGAGCCAGCAgcaatttcttcattttctgaTGGGAAGAGCACTTCCCATAGAAATCAAAGTCTGAATAGACCGAGGACATTCAACTCTTTGATTGCCTCAATGGTTCCTGATTCCCAGAACGTTTGTGTTGCCCTTGCATGTAGTTCCAATGGCCAGCTTTGGCAGTACCACTGCTGTCCTATGGGAATTCAATGTACTAAAGTTTCTCAGGATATATGTGGTCTTCACAGCCAAGAGGATGGTAGCTCTCAATATCTTGTGAATGATGGGTACCCAAGGTCTCTATCTTGGTCTCATTCTCATCTTCAACTAGATAAATTTAACAGGAAGTTCTTGCTTCTGACAGATCATGAGATACAGTGTTTTTGTCTTAAACTTTTTCCTGATGTACAAGTGTCCAAGCTCTGGTCATATGAAATTGTTGGTACAGATAATGATTTGTGCATTAAAAAAGATCTAGCTGGTCAGAAAAGGATCTGGCCTCTTGATTTGCAGGAAGATGAAGGCGGCGCAGTTATCACTATTTTAGTTGCTACACTCTGTAAGGATCGCATTAGTAGTTCCAGTTATATACAATATTCCCTTCTTACCTTGCAATACAAATATGGGGCAGAAATAGATGCTAATGGTGATAAGAGGATATTGGAGAAAAAAGCCCCGATACAAGTAATAATTCCAAAAGCAAGAGTAGAAAATGACGACTTTTTGTTCTCCATGAGACTTAGGGTTGGGGGCAAGCCTTCGGGATCAGCCCTCATTCTTTCAGGTGATGGGACAGCAACTGTCTCCCATTACTATAGAAGCTCCACACTGTTGTATCAATTTGACTTACCTTATGATGCGGGGAAAGTATTAGATGCTTCAGTCCTTCCTTCTACAGAGCATGGTGAAGGAGCCTGGGTCGTACTAACTGAAAAAGCAGGAATATGGGCAATACCTGTAAAAGCTATTGTCCTTGGTGGAGTTGAACCTCCTGAACGAAGTTTGTCACGCAGGGGAAGTTCAAATGAACGATCTGTGCAAGATGACACTAGAAGCCTCAATTTTTCTGGCAACATTGCTAGTACAAGGGGAACTTTTGATGTGCAGGATGTTGTAGATAGAAAAAAGGCTACTATGGCTGGAATTTCACATCGAACAGCTCGAGATGAAGAATCGGAAGCTTTGCTGCGTCAACTTTTCCATGATTTTCTATCATCTAGTCAAGTAAATAACTCTTTTGAGAAGCTGAAGAATTCTGGTGCATTTGATAGGGAGGATGAAACAAATGTTTTTACACGGATGAGCAAGTCAATTGTTGATACTTTAGCTAAACATTGGACTACAACAAGAGGTGCTGAGATTGTGTCGATGACTGTTGTTTCTACTCAGCTGATGGAAAAACAGCAGAAGCATGAAAAGTTTCTCCAATTTCTTGCTTTATCGAAGTGCCATGAAGAGTTGTGTTCAAGGCAAA GAAATTCTTTGCAAATTATCCTGGAGCATGGAGAAAAGCTTGCTGCTATGATTCAATTAAGGGAACTGCAGAACACTATTTGCCAAAACCGTTCAACTGGACTTGGCTTCTTGAGTTCTAATTCAGAAACTCCTATGTCAGGTGCTCTATGGGATCTTATTCAGTTTGTTGGTGAGCGAGCTCGTCGAAACACTGTTCTTCTAATGGACAGAGACAATACTGAAGTGTTCTACAGTAAAGTCTCTGAGCTAGAAGAAGTGTTTCATTGTTTAGAAAAGCAGCTAGATTATTTGGTAAGTGCAGACGAATCATATGTGATCCAGAACCAGAGAGCTTCTGAGCTCTCTAAAGCATGTGTTACTATCATGCATGCAGCTGTGCATTATAGAAATGAGCATCAGTTATGGTATCCACCGTCTGAAGGCTTAACACCTTGGTATAGTCAACTGGTTGTGCGGAATGGGCTATGGCGCATTGCTTCTCTCATGCTTCAACTTTTAAATGAAGTTTCTGAGCTTGATACGTCTGCAAAATCCGATTTATATTGCTACTTGGAACTATTGACTGAAGTTCTTCTTGAGGCACATGCTGGAGCTGTCACTGCAAAGGCAGAGCGTGGAGAAAAAACTGATAGTCTTTTACATGAATTTTGGAGTAGAAGGGATTCACTCCTCAGCTCTCTTtatcaaagaataaaaaaatctgTGGAAGCTGAGCATAAG GATTTTAGGGGAGATTTGGTGGAGCAAAAGGTAGAAAGCCTCAGGAAACATTCTTCACGTCTGTTATCTGTTGCAAAACAGCATGAATGCTACAGTATTTTATGGGAAATCTGCTGTGACCTTAACGATCCAGAGCTACTCAGGAAACATATG CATGAAAGCATGGGACCTAAAGGAGGGTTTAGCtactttgtttttaaaaaacttcaTGAAAATAAACAGTTCTCCAAGCTTTTAAGACTAGGAGAAGAGTTTCATGAAGAACTGTTGATATTTCTGAAGGAGCATCCGGATCTTTTGTGGCTTCACGAGCTGTTCCTCCATCAATTTTTCTCCGCATCAGACACTCTCCATGCATTAGCTCTGTCTGAAGGTGATGGTCCTGTGTCGTCCCTTGAACTTGGGACAGAAGTTGAATCTGAccattgtaatttggaattaagATTGGCAGATCGAAAACGGATTTTATACCTCTCGAAGATATCTTTAATGGCAG CAGCAGGTAAAAATGCTGAGTATGAGAGTAAGTTGATGCGCATTGAGGCTGATGCAAAGATACTTAAGTTACAG GAAGCCATTTTAGATCTCTATCATGCCGTTGAAACAGAGCAGCAGCTTGACCGCGAGCTCCTCCATCCTGACCGCCTTATTCAACTGTGTCTCAAAGCTGAAAACCCAACCCTCTTGTTGATGGCTTTCGATATATTTGCCTGGACCAGTACTTCATTTCGCGAAACCCACCGAAAGCTTTTGGAAGAATGCTGGAAAAATGTTGCAGATCAGGACGATTGGAATCGACTTTATCAAGTGTCTGTAGCTGAAGGATGGAGTGATGAAGAAACAATAAAAAACCTGAGAGAAACAACTTTGTTCAAGGCTTCAAGTAGGTGTTATGGACATGGAGCAGCAGAAATGTTTGGAGAAGGATTTGATGTAGTATTGCCACTAAGACAAGAGAATCTTGAAGGAGGTTCTATACTGAAAGATTCTATAGGTTCTGTTGAGGCAATTCTGATGCAACACAAACATTTTCCTGAAGCAGGAAAGTTAATGGTGACTGCCATTATGTTGGGAGTGGATGATTATGATAATACATTGGAAGATGATCCTATTTTGATGGATTAA